TATTAGCAaacagcatttattttaaagacaGTATAAACGCACCATTGCATTTCATCATAGGATCATAACAATAATCTTTTTATAGAACCTTAcaaatttatataatttatgtaaCACTACACCCAAACCATTGACTTGCATACAGGGATATAGAAACAAGTGGAAAGAGGAAATTCATGAATATTTAATCCATTCGTTTATCAGTGGTCGCCAAAAATTCACACTTGCACACTGTGTGGAGATCACCAGGGCAATGTTTTCCCATTGTAGCTCACAAATCCACCATGATCTTTCTCGGTTAATCCACAAATAACAGGCAACACTGATGATATGCTCTCTTCCACACTCATATCTGcctgtttataataaataaatagaaagaTTGGTTAAAATGCagtcatttcatttaaaaatctttaaattgtaaaaataaaatgtgacattctgtacttttgtctcaaaTTCACCTTAAAGAATAAAGaatactaaccaacagcaataTGTTCTAtactttaatgttttgtttaattaaaattttaagttttagtatgttttatgtcatacaatTTATTTTGGGGGGCAAAGGATGCACTGTACACCAGGGTGGGAAGCATGCCAAAAAAGTTTGTGAACCATTTGCatagattaaaaaaattctaCTCACATCTGCTCCGCCCATATCAGTGCGCACCCAACCAGGGTGCAGGGCGACGCATAAAATTCCCTCTGCTTCCAGATCAACTGCCAAACTTCTTGTAATCATGTTTAGCGCACTCTTAATTAAAAGAAACCACAAAATCATGCATGTAAACCTACATTAACTGCAACCAAATAAATGCATTACAATAAAAACTCACCTTAGTTGGCCTGTAAGCGTAAAGCTTAGGAGCTCCCATCTCGCCCCAGTTGAGTTGAACGGACCCCAAAATAGAGGACACATTGATCACGGCCGATCTGTGAATTCCCATTCCACTGCCCTGACCCGCCGCCTCTCTCAGCAATGGCAGAAAAGCCTGCAAGAGACCactaataatttaattaaaaaataaactgttTTCTTATAGGTGTACAAATCAGTTCATACAtctataccacgggtctgttgaatgctgcattctgattggctgagaaatgttccatgggtatgcattaatttctgataaccgcacacatAACTTGTAaagtgtgttaaaaatagaCACCAAAGCAATGTTTAATCGTGGTATAAGAGGattaattgactccggtcctttgaattataagaaaataatgcacacccgtggtgtaacggcactccgcttcgcgtcgtccgcattgcaccttgggtgtgcattattttcttataattcaatggcccgtcttcaattattccttacatagaATCCTGGTTAGTTAACTTTTTACTTTgactataataaacaaaaaagtacCTTTGTCACAAAAAGAGGAGCCACTGTGTTACTCTCATATGTTTTCATCATGACATCTCGGGTGACGGTGTCCAAATCACAGTGGATGTTAATAGCTGCATTAttaattaaacaatttaacccaTCAGCACCCACAATAGACTTCACTGCTTGAACTGCATCATTCACGCTTACATCACTCGTTACATCTGGggatacaaaaacatttttagggTAGTTTAAGTGTCTTAGTACagttttgaatttaaaaatcTTAATTCAGTTTTTAATAATTACATTAACCCTTATGGGTTGTAGGGACATTTTTGgccatctttgttttttttagagtcttaatttggccacaactttctttgtgtttcagcaaatggaatgatttttggtgacaaatcttatattgacAAATTTTGATCAATGTTGATAaaatttgataattttttttttacagccgtttaatttagtggcttttTGTCCATGAACCCACAAGGGTTAAATTCATATTAAAGACATCATTTGGACTTGTATTAAAGTGATTAACAAAATGCATACATGTCATATGATATAAATGTAACTGTACTTGggtatttaaaatatcaataaatcaaaaaaccaaaaatgaacaaaaacgtGTTTGCTAGTGTTTTTTTTCCAAGCAGCAATACAAATGGCAAACTCCTGTCCTTTTGCATCTGCTGGACATATCTGCACGCTTCTACAAAGAACTTTTAAGacctttttcttttaaaatgcaataatGTTTAAAGCAAGTCCTTACTTATTTACATGTATGTGATACATGTAGCAGAAAACTTACTTACCAAGAGTTACTACATGGACCTCTGGGTGAGATTTGGCAAGTGCTTGCAGATCCTGCAATAAAATCAAATGATAATCACTCGTTAATGTCTTAAACTGTAATGTGTTACAATGTTGCTTTCTGACTTCAGATTAGGCATACAGTACCTCTGCAGCGTCTGGATTCCGGGCGGTTGCGATTATCTTTTTGGGTCTTTCCGGGGTACTGAGCAAATGTCGGACCATCTCCAGTCCGAGCCCTCTGTTGGCTCCCGTGATGAGTATTGAATGACACTTGCTGAAGTTTAACATCTTTAACACACCAGAGCTTTGTGCAAATGTGAGCTCACTCTTTTAAAGTGTTTGTCTAATGCAACTGGAGGAGGCGGGGCTAAAGTTCGCATGCaggcaggggcgtcatgcacataggtcatgcaccaatttttttaagggggcgcactgtgcacagctcacagaaatttatggatacacagacatcaaactaAATTTATTATACAGGGCTCTACACAGgtaaaatctgtttctctgatcaaaagaataaaaattataaagttAGATCcctttttcttcaaaattattACAGTGCCAGCTATAATCTCTTATTGGAATAGATTATTTCAGAATTGGATTGGAACAGAATTTGGTCCCTTCAACAAAAATATTTTCCTAATAATAAAGTGtcttttaaattaatatatcaATTTTACCCTGTGAAACATTTCATGAAGAAATATAAAACTGATATTGATATTAGATGTTCACTTTGCCAAGTTCAAATGGAAACTGTGTACCACTTATTTTTGACATGTCATTATACTAGACagttttggaaaaaaattgagaaGTTCATTAATGACAATATTCAGGAAGATatattaattacttttaaagaaATCGTTCTGGGATATGAATCTGAGTCTACAGATAAAAATCTGCTTTATTGTAAACTTAATTTactttctgtgcaaattttatATACACAAATGTAAGTTCACCAACACTAAAccactttaaaatgtatttctgaaggagttTAACATGTATGTAAATACTATTGAATCCTCACTGAACAAAAAAGCAAGAAAAACTACTTTAATATGTAAAGACTTAAATTTGTATACTTTAACTGACACATAACTTGAAGTCTTACAATctcttttttttccttttccttgtttctttctttaaaatattaacaaaaatactaaacatTGTTACATGCTTCTTTGTAAATGTTTATGTcacagtttttataaatgttacatttatataatgtTTATACTGTGACTTTTGTACTTTGTACCCTTTATTGTTaatcaataaaaaaatgcatttatatttatagCTTTGCTCAATTCTCCATTTTTCTTACAGGGAGAAATCTGCTGTGCGGTGTCCAGCATGAGCACTAATGGGACTGAGGGTTACGGCATGGAGGCTTATTCAACACACCAAATGTTCATAAATAAGAATCTTACGCAAACAAAAGGTGGAAAATTTGTGCAAATATGTAAATGATTGGTGCTCCAGATCTGTGTTAATAACTAGGCTCAGgcaaataaaaaatgctttttgttagtgatgcaccgatgtatcggccgccgatattatcggccgatttttgatgatttttaaaccattggcatatcggcaatagcatgagaaaggccgatactgatggtttattaattaacctcataaaggcaatgagttgcatgtctgttgttcaattaaaatgatttaatgttCTGGTGTGCACTAtacttaaaggcacacaaggcaagtctgagtattatttgtctactagctccccctagtgtctgggagtaaatgcgttctatatctaagactatacgagactgaaggacaccgggtcggatacagcgaacttgcaagtggggtattcttcctacagacggtaggggcgggcgagagagtcttcattcgtcatgtaatgagtcatttaaccatataccgacttacgaagatgatttattaacataaaaatgctgccttgtgtccctttaagcaccGACAGAAAACCTTTGTTGAGCTGGCTCAAATGTCTTGGACAATAAAATAAACAGACTGCACTTTAGTGGGGGAAAAGAAGTCCAACTTTTTTTGTAGTAGCAATATTTATATTCTGTTTAAAGCAATAGCACTggcattatttatgtttattaaagaaatccattatatgtaaaaaaaaagaatgttgttaataaaagaaatgctgaatagcaaaaaccacctttaaaggttgtcatgttgtcttatatttgttttagcttaatttgtgcctctcttattatgttggtcagttgaatgttaattagatccaatccttgttcagtaaaaataatttgatgcagaaataaactagctaatagaccaactgtatagtattgtatacaagtgtttaatatcggtatcggccagaagttgtcggTTTAAATCGGCATTGGgtgaaaaaaaatcctatcggtccTCTTTCACTTTCACAGCGTGAACTCTCTCCCTTAGGCAGTCTTATTCATTGTCACTGTTCTTAACATGCTAATCTGTCAATATAACCACATAACTTAAATATTGCAGAATAAAATGATGGCTGATGTGGAGATGGATTCAGAAATAAATTCATAAATGGCATTTCACTCAATCTGTCtaccatattttttatattcatgaaaagtcaaaaaACATGACAGGCTATTAGCAAACAGTATTTATTCATCATAGGATCATAACAATAATCTTTTTATAGACGCTTACAAATGTATATAATTTATGTAACACTACACCCAAAACCATTGAATCACATGCATACAGGGATATAGAAAGAGGAAATTCATGAATATGTAATCCAAATATTCGTTTATCAGTGGTCGCCAAAAACTGGCACTTGCACACTGTGTGGAGATCACCAGGGCAATGTTTCTCCATTGTAGCTCACAAATCCACCATGATCCTTCTCGGTTAATCCACAAATGACAGACAACACTGATGATATGCTCTCTTCCACACTCATATCTGCCtgtttacaataaataaataaaaataaaattaattagaAAGATTGGTTAAAATGCAGTCATTTcctttaaaaatctttaaattgtaaaaataaaatgtgacattctgtacttttgtctcaaaTTCACTTTGGCGAGTAAGGgtactaaccaacagcaataTGTTGTAtgctttaatgtttttttttaattaaaacatagtaaaacttaaaattttatgTCATACAATTTATTTTGGGGGGCAAAGGGATGCACTGTACACGAGGGTTGGGGGACGCAtgccaaaaaagtttgagaaccatttgcattaataaaaaaagttatacTCACATTTTCTCCGCCCATATCAGTGCGCACCCAACCAGGGTGCAGAGCGGCGCATAAAATTCCCTCTGCTTCCAGATCAACTGCCAAACTTCTTGTAATCATGTTTAGCGCACTCTTAATTGAAAGAAACCACAAAATCATGCATGTAAACCTACATTTTACCTGCAACCAAATAAATGCATTACAATAAAAACTCACCTTAGTTGGCCTGTAAGCGTAAAGCTTAAAAGCTCCCATCTCGCCCCAGTTGAGCTGAACAGACGCCAAGGAAGATGACACATTGATCACGGCCGATCTGTGAATTCCCATTCCACTGCCCTGACCCGCCGCCTCTCTCAACAACGGCAGAAAAGCCTGCAAGAGaccacaaataattcaataaacaaaaaactgtGTTTCATATGTGTACAAATCAGTACGTCCATATATAATCCTGGTTAGTTAACTTTTTAATTTgactataataaacaaaaaagtacCTTTGTCACAAAAAGAGGAGCCACTGTGTTACTCTCATATGTTTTCATCATGACATCTCGGGTGACAGTGTCCAAATCACAGTGGATGTTAATAGCCGCATTAttaattaaacaatttaacccaTCAGCACCCACAATAGACTTCACTGCTTGAACTGCATCATTCACGCTTACATCACTGGTTACATCTGGggatacaaaaacatttttagggTAGTTTAAGTGTCTTAGTAcagttttaaaatttaaaaatctTAATTCAGTTTTTAATAATTACATTAACCCTTATAGGTTGTTGGGACATTTTTGGCCATCTTTGGGTTTTTTAGAGTCTTAATTTCTTAAAATCTTATATTGATAAATTTTGAGAAAACGCAACATTCCTTGGGCAAATTTACTATCCTTTGGGATTGTTCATGGACAaaaagccactaaattaaacagctgtaaacatttatcagaggattttttcttcaatttgtttttgcataaaccTGTTAATCCATCCAAGTACTGATccaaactaccaaatgtttacaaaaattccatgattttaactctttaactgCAAAATGTATATGTGATTtgggaaaaaacacaaaattacggatttttaatattgttttttttttacctttaacaCAGTCTTGGGCAGGTCAAAGaattagtaaaaacattatctttgatgcattgttagtttttgtgcagcatcaaaaaaaaaattctccctcatttactgtTCGTGGGTGTTTTTGCACCATTGACTTCATTATaacgaattttttttttatttcaaagcCATGGCACCGTATAATCATGCATTctttattgttggtgatttttgTGACTATgcggcaccattaaccctttcaactcaatgtacaagccagaaattaagctctgttttttGCATTGGCCTGCTAAAGGGtaaatggtgccacatggtgatcaacagtaaaaattacaaatttgacctcttagcaaaaggaaaaaccacaAACAATTAAGAATGCATGATTATACAGtgtcatggctttgcaatccaaaaaaatgtgttattattgaagTCAATGAGGCAAAAATAGCCATGAACAACTAATTAAGGAGAAAAACattaaatctgatgctgcacaaaaactaaatgcatcaaagccaatgctTTTActtatctttgacatgaccaagactgtgaaaaaggttaaataaaatCAAGTCCACAATcaatttttatattgaaaatctgtcattttgtgtgtttttgtcccaaatcagtgacatcacttattaacttggcaattaaagcaTAAAAAGTCATggaatgtttgtaaacatttggtagttttgatcagtactgaaatgaattaacagatttatgcaataaaatttgataattttttttacagccaTTTAGTGCCTTTTTGTCCAATTTGAACAACCCACAAGGGTTAAATTCATACTAAAGACATCCTTTGGATATTTAAATATTAGG
The DNA window shown above is from Paramisgurnus dabryanus chromosome 23, PD_genome_1.1, whole genome shotgun sequence and carries:
- the LOC135781780 gene encoding C-signal-like, which produces MLNFSKCHSILITGANRGLGLEMVRHLLSTPERPKKIIATARNPDAAEDLQALAKSHPEVHVVTLDVTSDVSVNDAVQAVKSIVGADGLNCLINNAAINIHCDLDTVTRDVMMKTYESNTVAPLFVTKAFLPLLREAAGQGSGMGIHRSAVINVSSILGSVQLNWGEMGAPKLYAYRPTKSALNMITRSLAVDLEAEGILCVALHPGWVRTDMGGADADMSVEESISSVLPVICGLTEKDHGGFVSYNGKTLPW
- the LOC135781778 gene encoding C-signal-like, coding for MLNFSKCHSILITGANRGLGLEMVRQLLSTPERPKKIIATARNPDAAEDLQALAKSHPEVHVVTLDVTSDVSVNDAVQAVKSIVGADGLNCLINNAAINIHCDLDTVTRDVMMKTYESNTVAPLFVTKAFLPLLREAAGQGSGMGIHRSAVINVSSSLASVQLNWGEMGAFKLYAYRPTKSALNMITRSLAVDLEAEGILCAALHPGWVRTDMGGENADMSVEESISSVLSVICGLTEKDHGGFVSYNGETLPW